One region of Nitrospira sp. genomic DNA includes:
- the hscB gene encoding Fe-S protein assembly co-chaperone HscB, which produces MSGHTHNTDDRRELQMARSMCWHCQSEMAGEYFCDRCVKVQPVSKDLDYFTCFGLPRRLAIDTQVLEAKFYELSRAFHPDFYQNKSDAEQSISLGNSAMLNTAYRTLRDPIQRAEYLLDLEAGAVKDIRTSPPADLFEEILELQETLDEFRESDRSSEQAATLRAKLHADRTNLEERQRDLEARLQQLFSRWDALQDRGEATEAARAERNRILKDMRDILSNRTYVKNIVNDLVATIA; this is translated from the coding sequence ATGAGTGGACATACCCATAACACCGACGATCGCCGCGAGTTGCAGATGGCTCGCAGCATGTGCTGGCATTGCCAGTCGGAAATGGCCGGCGAATACTTTTGCGACCGTTGCGTCAAGGTGCAACCGGTATCGAAAGACCTCGACTACTTCACCTGCTTCGGGCTGCCCCGGCGCCTTGCCATCGATACACAAGTCCTGGAAGCCAAGTTCTACGAATTGAGCCGGGCATTCCATCCTGATTTCTACCAGAACAAGAGCGATGCGGAGCAGTCCATCAGTCTCGGCAATTCGGCCATGCTGAACACTGCCTATCGCACCCTGCGAGATCCCATTCAACGTGCCGAGTACTTATTGGATCTCGAAGCCGGCGCAGTGAAAGACATTCGCACGTCGCCGCCCGCCGATTTGTTCGAAGAGATTCTTGAGTTGCAAGAGACGCTCGATGAGTTCCGTGAGAGCGATCGCTCTTCGGAACAGGCCGCCACGCTCCGAGCGAAACTTCATGCTGATCGAACGAATCTCGAGGAACGGCAACGAGACCTGGAAGCCAGGCTTCAACAGTTGTTCAGCCGATGGGATGCCTTGCAAGACCGCGGTGAAGCCACTGAAGCGGCGCGAGCGGAACGCAATCGTATCCTCAAAGACATGCGGGACATTCTTTCCAACCGCACCTATGTAAAAAACATCGTCAACGACCTTGTCGCAACGATCGCCTAA
- a CDS encoding iron-sulfur cluster assembly accessory protein, which yields MDVTTNADAQAPVITLSDAALKEVKRLINVQGIEEGGLRLGVKGGGCSGLSYTINFDEKIGQYDQVYEFDGVKVIVDAKSAIYLQGTQLDFQKDLMGGNFKFVNPNANKTCGCGESFSA from the coding sequence ATGGACGTCACCACGAATGCCGATGCCCAAGCCCCGGTCATTACTCTGAGCGATGCCGCGCTCAAGGAAGTGAAGCGCCTCATCAATGTCCAAGGCATTGAGGAAGGCGGTCTCCGTCTGGGCGTCAAAGGAGGCGGCTGTTCCGGGCTGAGCTACACCATCAACTTCGATGAAAAGATCGGCCAGTACGACCAGGTGTATGAATTCGACGGCGTGAAGGTCATTGTGGATGCCAAGAGCGCCATCTATCTGCAAGGCACTCAACTGGACTTTCAGAAGGACCTGATGGGCGGTAATTTCAAGTTCGTGAATCCGAATGCCAATAAAACGTGCGGCTGCGGTGAATCGTTTTCGGCCTGA
- the iscU gene encoding Fe-S cluster assembly scaffold IscU codes for MAYSEKVVDHFNNPRNMGSFKKEEDGVGTGIVGAPECGDVMKLQIKVQNDTIVDAKFKTFGCGSAIASSSLATEWLKGKTVEEAGKIKNTDIVQELNLPPVKIHCSVLAEDAIKAALADYQKKADSK; via the coding sequence ATGGCCTACAGCGAAAAAGTCGTCGACCACTTCAACAATCCCCGCAATATGGGCAGTTTTAAGAAGGAGGAGGACGGGGTCGGCACAGGCATCGTCGGCGCCCCGGAGTGCGGAGATGTCATGAAGCTCCAAATCAAGGTTCAAAACGATACGATCGTGGACGCGAAGTTCAAAACCTTCGGGTGCGGTTCCGCTATCGCCAGTTCCAGCCTGGCCACTGAGTGGCTGAAAGGCAAAACGGTGGAGGAAGCCGGCAAGATCAAGAACACCGATATCGTACAGGAACTGAATCTGCCCCCGGTAAAGATTCACTGCTCGGTATTGGCCGAAGATGCCATTAAGGCGGCCCTCGCCGACTACCAAAAGAAAGCCGACTCGAAGTAA
- a CDS encoding IscS subfamily cysteine desulfurase, whose product MKFPIYLDNHATTPMDPRVLESMLPYFTEKFGNAASRNHAFGWEAEEGVETARKQIAKLIHADAKEIVFTSGATESNNLALKGVVEMYHEKGDHIITSSTEHRAVLDTAKTLETKRGVKVTYLPVDKFGMVNPEDVRNAITDKTILISVMFANNEIGTINPIKAIGKIAKEKGILFHCDATQGVGKVPIDVQEMGIDLMSFSAHKIYGPKGIGALYVRKKNPRVRIAAQMDGGGHERGMRSGTLPVPLIVGFGKACELCEQEMAADAARLSVMRDRLHATITKALEDVYLNGHPTERLPHNLNVSFAYVEGESLLMGCKEIALSSGSACTSATLEPSYVLRALGVGAELAHSSIRFGLGRFTLDEEVDYAAKKIIETVTKLREMSPLYEMAKEGIDLKTVQWAAH is encoded by the coding sequence ATGAAGTTCCCGATCTACCTGGATAATCATGCGACCACCCCGATGGACCCTCGGGTGCTGGAATCAATGCTCCCCTATTTCACGGAAAAGTTCGGGAACGCAGCCAGCCGAAACCACGCGTTCGGATGGGAAGCTGAAGAGGGGGTGGAAACCGCGCGCAAACAGATCGCCAAGTTGATCCATGCGGATGCCAAAGAAATCGTCTTCACGAGCGGCGCCACCGAATCCAACAACCTGGCCCTCAAAGGCGTAGTGGAGATGTACCATGAGAAGGGCGACCACATTATCACCTCCTCGACCGAGCATCGCGCGGTATTAGATACCGCGAAGACGCTCGAAACCAAACGCGGCGTGAAGGTGACCTACCTCCCAGTCGACAAGTTCGGCATGGTGAACCCGGAGGATGTCCGTAACGCCATCACTGACAAAACCATTCTCATCTCCGTCATGTTCGCGAATAACGAAATCGGCACGATCAACCCGATCAAGGCAATCGGGAAGATCGCCAAAGAAAAAGGCATCCTTTTTCACTGCGATGCCACCCAAGGCGTAGGCAAGGTTCCGATCGACGTGCAGGAGATGGGAATCGACCTCATGTCCTTCAGCGCCCACAAGATTTACGGACCGAAGGGCATCGGCGCCCTGTATGTCCGAAAAAAGAACCCCCGGGTCCGCATCGCGGCTCAAATGGATGGAGGGGGGCATGAACGTGGTATGCGCTCCGGCACGCTTCCTGTGCCCTTGATTGTGGGATTCGGGAAGGCCTGCGAACTCTGCGAGCAGGAAATGGCTGCCGATGCTGCGCGGCTCTCGGTCATGCGCGACCGGCTGCATGCAACCATCACGAAGGCGTTGGAGGATGTCTATTTGAACGGCCATCCGACAGAACGGCTTCCCCACAATCTGAACGTTTCTTTTGCCTACGTCGAAGGTGAATCGCTCCTGATGGGATGCAAGGAAATCGCCCTCTCGTCCGGCTCAGCCTGCACCTCCGCGACGCTGGAACCTTCTTATGTCTTGCGAGCCTTGGGAGTCGGAGCGGAACTGGCGCATTCCTCGATCAGATTCGGCCTGGGACGCTTCACGCTGGACGAAGAGGTTGACTATGCCGCGAAGAAGATTATCGAAACAGTGACCAAGCTGCGGGAAATGTCGCCGCTCTATGAAATGGCCAAAGAAGGCATCGACCTGAAAACCGTGCAATGGGCAGCCCATTAA